In Emcibacter sp. SYSU 3D8, one DNA window encodes the following:
- the recG gene encoding ATP-dependent DNA helicase RecG, translating into MRPEVLFPLFKPVTSIPGVGPRMAKLVEKVAGDKVVDLCWHLPTGLIDRRFSPKVAEAPVGQVVTLTLQVDRHEKPGNQRSPYRVLCSDDTGFIALIFFSARDDYLRRILPEGATRVVSGTIEEFNGGRQMSHPDYVVSPEEKASIQIVEPVYPLTAGLSPKILTKAVRSALTVLPSLPEWLDRATLSRGGWSAWSDALRTAHSPEAITDLDPNARARQRLAYDELLANQLALALVRTRMRRAKGRPLKGTGDLCASLVALLPYQLTGAQKTAIAEILADLGSADRMLRLLQGDVGSGKTIVALHAMLTAVEEGAQAALLAPTEILARQHYETIRPFADALGIQVRLLTGRDKGKAREALLADLASGVVQLIVGTHALLQEDVAYNDLAVAVIDEQHRFGVHQRLTLSAKGGGPVDVMVMTATPIPRTLTLTAYGDMDVSRLTEKPPGRTPIDTRAVPATRMDEVVAGLHRAVENGAQAYWVCPLVEESEVLDVAAAEQRFAALQRQFGDRVGLLHGRMKPAEKDAVMARFSAGALSILVATTVIEVGVDVPNASIMVIEHAERFGLAQLHQLRGRVGRGSTRSSCILLYGSPLSETAQQRLKVIRDTDDGFVIAEEDLRLRGAGELLGTRQSGLPQFRLADVEMHGDLLRLAREDATAILKDDPALNSRRGEALRVLLYLFERDAAIRYLTSG; encoded by the coding sequence TTGCGTCCCGAGGTCCTGTTTCCACTGTTCAAACCCGTCACGTCGATCCCCGGCGTGGGCCCGCGCATGGCCAAACTGGTCGAGAAAGTGGCCGGCGACAAGGTCGTCGACCTTTGCTGGCATTTGCCAACCGGCCTGATCGACCGGCGGTTTTCCCCCAAGGTTGCCGAGGCGCCGGTCGGGCAGGTGGTGACGTTGACACTGCAGGTAGACCGGCACGAGAAGCCCGGCAATCAGCGTAGCCCGTACCGGGTGCTGTGCAGCGACGATACCGGCTTCATCGCCTTGATATTCTTCAGCGCCCGCGACGACTACCTGCGCCGCATTCTGCCGGAAGGCGCGACCCGCGTGGTCAGCGGCACGATCGAGGAATTCAACGGGGGCCGGCAGATGAGCCACCCGGACTACGTCGTCAGTCCCGAGGAGAAGGCCAGTATTCAGATCGTCGAGCCGGTCTATCCGCTGACCGCGGGCCTGTCGCCCAAGATTCTCACCAAGGCGGTAAGGTCCGCGCTGACAGTGCTGCCATCATTGCCCGAATGGCTCGACAGGGCCACGTTGTCGCGGGGCGGCTGGTCGGCATGGTCCGATGCGCTCAGGACGGCGCACAGCCCGGAAGCAATAACCGATCTCGATCCCAATGCCCGCGCGCGTCAGCGGCTCGCCTATGACGAACTTCTCGCGAATCAGCTGGCGCTGGCGCTGGTGCGCACCCGCATGCGCCGCGCCAAGGGCCGGCCGCTGAAGGGAACCGGCGACCTGTGCGCCTCGCTGGTGGCGCTGCTGCCCTATCAACTGACCGGCGCCCAGAAGACCGCCATTGCCGAGATCCTCGCCGACCTGGGCTCGGCCGACCGGATGCTGCGCCTGTTGCAGGGCGATGTCGGCAGCGGCAAGACGATCGTGGCGTTGCATGCCATGCTGACCGCGGTCGAGGAGGGCGCCCAGGCCGCGCTGCTGGCGCCCACCGAAATCCTCGCCCGCCAGCATTACGAGACGATTCGTCCCTTTGCCGATGCGCTTGGCATTCAGGTCCGGTTGCTGACCGGCCGCGACAAGGGCAAGGCGCGCGAGGCATTGCTGGCCGATCTGGCATCGGGTGTGGTTCAGCTGATTGTCGGCACCCACGCGCTGCTGCAGGAAGACGTGGCCTACAACGACCTTGCCGTGGCGGTGATCGACGAGCAGCACCGCTTCGGTGTCCACCAGCGGCTCACCCTGTCGGCCAAGGGCGGCGGACCCGTAGACGTGATGGTAATGACGGCCACGCCGATCCCTCGCACCCTGACTCTGACCGCCTATGGCGATATGGACGTCTCGCGCCTGACCGAGAAACCGCCCGGCCGCACGCCTATCGATACGCGCGCGGTGCCGGCCACGCGTATGGACGAGGTCGTCGCCGGCCTGCACCGCGCCGTCGAGAACGGCGCGCAGGCCTATTGGGTGTGCCCGCTCGTCGAGGAATCCGAAGTGCTCGATGTGGCCGCCGCCGAACAACGCTTCGCCGCCCTGCAACGGCAGTTCGGGGACCGTGTCGGGCTGTTGCATGGCCGGATGAAGCCCGCCGAGAAGGATGCGGTGATGGCGCGCTTTTCTGCCGGCGCGCTGTCGATCCTGGTGGCCACGACCGTGATCGAGGTCGGCGTTGATGTGCCCAACGCCAGCATCATGGTGATCGAGCACGCCGAGCGCTTCGGATTGGCGCAGCTTCATCAGCTTCGCGGCCGTGTCGGGCGCGGCTCGACCCGTTCGTCCTGTATCCTGCTCTACGGGTCGCCGCTGTCGGAAACCGCCCAGCAGCGCCTGAAGGTGATCCGGGATACCGATGACGGCTTCGTCATCGCCGAAGAGGATCTGCGGCTGCGCGGCGCGGGCGAATTGCTTGGCACCAGGCAGAGCGGCCTGCCGCAATTCCGGCTGGCCGATGTGGAAATGCACGGTGACCTGTTGCGGCTGGCCCGCGAGGACGCCACGGCGATCCTGAAGGACGATCCGGCACTGAATTCCCGAAGGGGCGAGGCGCTGCGTGTGCTGCTGTACCTGTTCGAGCGCGATGCCGCGATCCGGTACCTGACCTCGGGCTAG
- a CDS encoding succinate dehydrogenase assembly factor 2 has product MTESLDVTRKKLRFRAWHRGTKEADLMMGRFADTYLQGFGADDLAVFSALLEEQDLDVYGWVIGRDPVPPEHRTRVMELLQAFDFTIEGLR; this is encoded by the coding sequence ATGACTGAGAGTCTCGACGTAACACGGAAGAAATTGCGCTTCCGTGCCTGGCACCGGGGTACCAAGGAAGCCGATCTGATGATGGGCCGGTTCGCCGACACGTATCTGCAGGGCTTCGGCGCTGACGACCTGGCCGTGTTTTCGGCATTGCTGGAGGAACAGGACCTGGACGTCTATGGCTGGGTGATCGGGCGTGATCCAGTGCCGCCGGAACACCGAACCAGAGTCATGGAGTTGTTGCAGGCATTCGATTTCACCATCGAGGGACTCCGTTGA
- the mfd gene encoding transcription-repair coupling factor: MNPRVLEMAGRLTLCGVPEGADALIIAEVARARAAEGELGGVLHIARDDARLSALADALEFFAPEIEIVTLHAWDCLPYDRISPNPVLCARRMETLALLAGPSAGGRVILTTVNAASQRMPSRDVLRRNSFTARIGDTVNSDNLVKFLSENGYVRSSTVSEAGEYAVRGGLVDIFPAGADEPIRLDFFGDSLDGIRRFDPLSQMTTGKEQRFRLVPVSEAPLDEASIARFRAGYRELFGAVTGGDPLYEAVSEGRKYQGMEHWLPLFYDHVETVFDYLPGAFVSLDHLVDESFTARREMIDDYYNARSEQAQLRGESRYHPLAPDRLYLTMAEWNESLEKLDARAFSAYQLPDAANVVDYGARRGRDFAPERNQREINIYDAMRAHLIDLVGEGKRVLIASYSEGSRERLGLVMADHGMTATKRIDHWSEVAALPKNLAGLAVLRLEHGFETADLALITEQDILGDRLIRKPKRSRRAENFIAEASALNEGDYVVHIDHGIGRYEGLETIEISGAPHDCVMIVYAGGDKLFVPVENIDVLSRYGSEDAIVQLDKLGGQAWQSRKSALKQRLKDMAEELMKVAAQRELRVAPKLLPPQGLYDEFCARFPYQETDDQLRAIDDVAHDLVEGKPMDRLICGDVGFGKTEVALRSAFIAALDGKQVAVIAPTTLLVRQHLKSFTERFAGLPVRIEQLSRMVSAKNAKLIKENLASGHVDIVIGTHALLGKGIKFKDLGLLVIDEEQHFGVRHKERLKALREDVHVLTLTATPIPRTLQLAMSGMRGLSIIATPPVDRLAVRTFVMPMDPLAVREALLREHYRGGQSYYVCPRIADLAEIEAFLKEEVPEVKFAVAHGQMASEQLEDVMNAFYDNRFDVLLSTTIIESGIDIPTVNTMIIHRADQFGLAQLYQLRGRIGRSKLRAYAYLTVPPGKPLTKTAEKRLKVLQSLDELGAGFTLASHDLDIRGAGNLLGEEQSGHIKEVGVELYQHLLEEAVVRARSEQSGSDVAMPDEWSASVNLGTAVLIPEAYVSDLGIRLGLYRRIAQLQTPEEIESLAGEMIDRFGSLPAEVESLLKIVSIKQLCQQAGVAKLDAGPRGATVSFHNASFNNPGGLVEFLSKQSGTAKLRPDHTLVLMRDWSDDKKRVRGAHDLIKALAGIAAKAA, encoded by the coding sequence TTGAACCCACGCGTTCTCGAAATGGCCGGCCGCCTGACGCTTTGCGGCGTCCCGGAAGGCGCCGATGCGTTGATCATCGCCGAGGTAGCGCGTGCCCGCGCCGCCGAGGGCGAGTTGGGCGGCGTGTTGCACATTGCCCGCGACGATGCGCGTCTTTCCGCGCTGGCCGATGCGCTGGAGTTCTTCGCGCCCGAGATCGAGATCGTCACCCTGCACGCCTGGGACTGCCTGCCCTATGACCGCATCTCGCCCAATCCGGTGTTGTGCGCCAGGCGCATGGAAACGCTGGCGCTGCTGGCGGGTCCGTCGGCCGGGGGGCGCGTGATCCTGACAACCGTGAATGCCGCCAGCCAGCGCATGCCGTCCCGCGACGTCCTGCGCCGGAACAGTTTCACCGCCCGAATCGGCGACACGGTGAACAGCGACAATCTCGTAAAATTCCTGTCCGAGAACGGCTATGTGCGCTCCAGCACAGTAAGCGAAGCCGGTGAATACGCGGTGCGCGGCGGCCTGGTGGACATCTTCCCCGCCGGTGCCGACGAACCGATCCGGCTAGATTTCTTCGGCGATTCGCTCGACGGCATTCGCCGGTTCGATCCGTTGAGCCAGATGACGACGGGCAAGGAACAGCGCTTCCGCCTGGTGCCGGTGAGCGAGGCGCCGCTGGACGAGGCGTCCATCGCCCGATTCCGCGCCGGCTACCGCGAATTGTTCGGGGCCGTGACGGGCGGCGACCCGCTCTATGAGGCGGTCAGCGAAGGCCGCAAATATCAAGGCATGGAACACTGGCTGCCGCTGTTCTATGACCATGTCGAGACGGTCTTCGACTATCTGCCCGGCGCCTTCGTCAGCCTGGACCATCTGGTGGACGAATCCTTCACCGCGCGGCGCGAGATGATCGACGACTATTACAACGCGCGCAGCGAGCAGGCCCAGCTGCGCGGCGAAAGCCGCTATCATCCGCTGGCGCCGGATCGGCTCTACCTGACCATGGCCGAGTGGAACGAGAGCCTCGAGAAGCTGGACGCGCGTGCGTTCAGCGCCTACCAGCTTCCCGACGCGGCCAATGTGGTCGATTACGGCGCGCGGCGCGGCCGTGACTTCGCTCCCGAGCGCAACCAGCGCGAAATCAACATCTACGACGCCATGCGCGCGCACCTGATCGACCTGGTGGGCGAAGGCAAACGCGTGCTGATCGCGTCCTATTCCGAAGGCTCACGCGAGCGGCTGGGGCTGGTCATGGCCGATCACGGCATGACGGCGACCAAGCGGATCGACCACTGGTCCGAGGTGGCTGCCCTGCCGAAAAACCTGGCCGGTCTCGCCGTACTGCGGCTGGAGCACGGCTTCGAGACGGCCGACCTGGCGTTGATCACCGAACAGGACATCCTGGGCGACCGGCTGATCCGCAAGCCGAAGAGGTCGCGCCGGGCGGAAAACTTCATCGCCGAAGCGTCGGCGCTGAACGAGGGCGATTACGTGGTCCATATCGACCACGGCATCGGTCGCTACGAAGGTCTTGAGACCATCGAGATATCCGGCGCGCCGCACGATTGCGTGATGATCGTCTATGCCGGCGGCGACAAGCTGTTCGTGCCGGTCGAGAATATCGACGTGCTGTCGCGCTACGGCTCCGAAGACGCCATCGTGCAGCTCGACAAGCTGGGTGGCCAGGCGTGGCAAAGCCGCAAGTCCGCGCTGAAGCAGCGGCTGAAGGACATGGCCGAGGAACTGATGAAGGTGGCGGCCCAGCGCGAGCTGCGCGTCGCACCCAAATTGCTGCCGCCCCAGGGCCTGTACGACGAGTTCTGCGCCCGATTCCCCTACCAGGAGACCGACGACCAGCTCCGCGCAATCGACGACGTGGCCCACGATCTCGTCGAGGGCAAGCCCATGGACCGGCTGATCTGCGGCGACGTGGGCTTCGGCAAGACCGAAGTGGCCCTGCGCAGCGCGTTCATCGCCGCCCTCGACGGCAAGCAGGTCGCGGTGATCGCGCCGACGACGCTGCTGGTGCGCCAGCATCTGAAATCGTTCACGGAACGCTTCGCCGGCCTGCCTGTCCGCATCGAGCAGCTGTCGCGCATGGTCTCGGCCAAGAACGCCAAGCTGATCAAGGAAAACCTGGCCAGCGGCCATGTCGACATCGTCATCGGCACCCATGCACTGCTGGGCAAAGGCATCAAGTTCAAGGATCTGGGCCTGCTGGTTATCGACGAGGAGCAGCATTTCGGGGTGCGCCACAAGGAGCGTCTGAAAGCGTTGCGTGAGGACGTGCATGTGCTGACGCTGACTGCCACGCCGATCCCGCGCACCCTTCAGCTCGCCATGAGCGGCATGCGCGGCCTGAGCATTATCGCCACGCCGCCGGTTGACCGGCTGGCGGTACGCACCTTCGTGATGCCGATGGACCCGCTGGCCGTGCGCGAGGCGCTGCTGCGCGAACATTATCGGGGCGGACAGTCCTATTATGTCTGCCCGCGCATCGCCGACCTGGCCGAGATCGAGGCGTTCCTGAAGGAAGAAGTGCCCGAGGTCAAATTCGCGGTGGCCCATGGCCAGATGGCGTCCGAGCAGCTCGAGGACGTGATGAACGCGTTCTACGACAACCGGTTCGACGTGCTGTTGTCCACCACGATCATCGAGTCCGGCATCGACATTCCGACGGTCAATACCATGATCATCCACCGCGCCGACCAGTTCGGGCTGGCCCAGCTCTACCAGTTGCGCGGCCGGATCGGCCGGTCAAAGCTGCGCGCCTACGCCTATCTGACTGTGCCGCCCGGCAAGCCGCTGACGAAGACCGCCGAGAAACGCCTCAAGGTCTTGCAATCCCTGGATGAACTGGGCGCCGGCTTCACCCTGGCCAGCCACGATCTCGATATTCGCGGCGCCGGCAACTTGCTGGGCGAGGAACAGTCCGGGCATATCAAGGAAGTGGGCGTGGAACTCTACCAGCACCTGCTGGAAGAAGCCGTCGTCCGTGCCCGGTCGGAACAGAGCGGCAGCGACGTGGCCATGCCGGACGAATGGTCGGCCTCGGTCAATCTCGGCACAGCGGTGCTGATCCCGGAGGCCTATGTATCGGATCTGGGCATCCGGCTTGGCCTTTACCGGCGCATCGCGCAACTGCAGACGCCGGAGGAGATCGAATCGCTGGCGGGCGAGATGATCGACCGTTTCGGCAGCCTGCCCGCCGAGGTGGAAAGCCTGCTGAAGATCGTCTCGATCAAGCAGCTGTGCCAGCAGGCCGGAGTCGCCAAGCTGGACGCCGGGCCACGCGGCGCCACGGTGAGCTTCCACAACGCGTCGTTCAACAATCCGGGCGGGCTGGTGGAGTTCCTGTCCAAGCAGTCCGGCACCGCCAAGCTGCGGCCCGATCACACGCTGGTGCTGATGCGCGACTGGTCCGACGACAAGAAGCGCGTCCGCGGGGCCCATGATCTGATCAAGGCGCTGGCCGGCATCGCAGCCAAGGCGGCTTGA
- a CDS encoding N-acetyltransferase family protein, which translates to MDVKIENALADDLPAIAVILNEAIENTTSVWYDEPRTRDWMDAWFELKRLKGWPVLVARGEGRVLGYASYGEFRPHTGYRGTREHSVYVDGSVRGMGIGRMLLGTLIARARDNGVHILVGGIADENAASIALHRSLGFSEVARMPEVGQKFDRWLTLVLMQKIL; encoded by the coding sequence GTGGACGTCAAGATCGAGAACGCCCTGGCCGACGATCTGCCCGCCATCGCTGTCATCCTCAACGAGGCCATCGAGAACACGACGTCGGTCTGGTACGACGAACCGCGTACGCGGGACTGGATGGACGCATGGTTCGAACTCAAGCGTCTGAAGGGCTGGCCGGTGCTGGTGGCGCGCGGCGAGGGGCGGGTGCTCGGCTACGCCAGCTATGGAGAATTCCGCCCGCACACCGGATATCGGGGCACCCGGGAACATTCGGTGTATGTGGACGGCTCGGTCCGGGGCATGGGGATCGGCCGCATGCTGCTGGGTACTCTGATAGCGCGTGCCAGGGATAACGGTGTTCACATATTGGTCGGCGGCATCGCCGACGAGAACGCGGCCAGCATCGCGCTCCACCGGTCCCTGGGTTTCAGCGAAGTCGCGCGGATGCCGGAAGTGGGCCAGAAATTCGACAGATGGCTGACCTTGGTGTTGATGCAGAAGATTTTATAG
- the moaA gene encoding GTP 3',8-cyclase MoaA: MIDPFGRHISYLRVSVTDRCDFRCVYCMAEDMTFLPKSDVLSLEELDRLCTAFIGKGVRKLRLTGGEPLVRRDIMTLIRSLGRHLRTGALDELTLTTNGSQLAKYAGDLVEAGVKRINVSVDTLDPEKFTRITRWGKLAQVQEGLRAARDAGLQIKINTVALRGVNDDEVLDLIGWAGREGFDLTFIETMPLGEVDVARVDNYLPLSLVKAQIGQRHTMLESSHTTGGPARYVTLAETGQRVGFITPLTHNFCESCNRVRVTCTGMLYMCLGQEDSADLRTALRADTDDTALNDAIDEAIGRKPKGHDFVIDRRRQTPALSRHMSVTGG, translated from the coding sequence GTGATCGACCCCTTCGGCCGGCACATCAGCTACCTTCGCGTATCGGTGACCGACCGATGCGATTTTCGCTGTGTCTACTGCATGGCCGAGGACATGACGTTCCTGCCCAAGTCGGACGTGCTGTCGCTGGAGGAGCTGGACCGGCTGTGCACCGCGTTCATCGGCAAGGGCGTGCGCAAGCTGCGTCTGACCGGCGGTGAGCCGCTGGTGCGGCGCGATATCATGACGCTGATCCGGTCGCTGGGACGCCACCTGCGGACCGGCGCGCTCGACGAACTGACGCTGACCACCAACGGCAGTCAACTTGCAAAATATGCGGGTGATCTGGTCGAGGCCGGCGTCAAGCGGATCAATGTGTCGGTCGACACGCTCGACCCGGAAAAATTCACCCGCATCACCCGCTGGGGCAAGCTGGCGCAGGTGCAGGAAGGGTTGCGCGCGGCCCGGGACGCCGGCCTGCAGATCAAGATCAACACCGTGGCGCTGCGCGGCGTGAATGACGACGAAGTGCTCGACCTGATCGGCTGGGCCGGCCGGGAAGGCTTCGACCTCACCTTTATCGAGACCATGCCCCTGGGCGAGGTGGATGTCGCCCGGGTCGACAACTACCTGCCGCTGTCGCTGGTAAAGGCACAGATCGGCCAACGCCACACCATGCTGGAATCCAGCCACACGACGGGTGGGCCGGCGCGCTACGTGACGCTTGCCGAAACCGGCCAGCGTGTCGGCTTCATCACGCCGCTGACCCACAATTTCTGCGAATCCTGCAACCGGGTGCGCGTGACCTGCACGGGCATGCTGTATATGTGCCTGGGCCAGGAGGATTCGGCCGACCTGCGGACGGCGCTGCGTGCCGATACAGATGACACGGCCCTCAACGACGCTATTGACGAGGCGATCGGACGGAAGCCGAAAGGTCATGATTTCGTGATAGACCGGCGCCGCCAGACGCCGGCCCTATCGCGCCATATGAGCGTGACCGGCGGCTGA
- a CDS encoding NAD kinase — MTKPAVAFAANPTPKAQAILRTLSARYRSVPVADADVIVALGGDGFMLRTLHSVLKHGLPVYGMNAGSLGFLMNDYAEDDLLERIEAAELVELHPLRMRAHAIDGSYTEALAINEVSLLRQTYQAAKLAIQIDGKPRMTELVCDGILVATPAGSTAYNLSAHGPIVPIDSDILCLTPISAFRPRRWRGALLPHDAHVEFIVDDPAERPVSATADNLEVRDVSRVEVQEDRNLTLRLLYDPGHNLAERILAEQFEA; from the coding sequence ATGACCAAACCAGCCGTCGCGTTCGCCGCCAACCCCACGCCCAAGGCACAGGCCATCCTGCGCACCCTGTCGGCGCGCTACAGAAGCGTGCCGGTCGCCGACGCCGACGTGATCGTCGCTTTGGGCGGCGACGGTTTCATGCTGCGCACCCTGCACAGCGTGCTCAAGCATGGGCTGCCGGTCTACGGCATGAACGCCGGCTCGCTGGGCTTTCTGATGAACGACTACGCGGAAGATGACCTGCTGGAGCGCATCGAGGCGGCCGAGCTGGTGGAATTGCACCCGCTGCGCATGCGGGCGCACGCCATCGACGGCTCGTACACCGAGGCGCTTGCCATCAACGAGGTCTCGCTGCTGCGCCAGACCTATCAGGCGGCCAAGCTGGCCATCCAGATCGACGGCAAGCCGCGCATGACGGAACTGGTCTGCGACGGCATTCTGGTTGCCACGCCCGCCGGCAGCACCGCCTATAATCTGTCTGCGCACGGGCCCATCGTGCCGATCGATTCCGACATCCTGTGCCTGACGCCGATCAGCGCCTTCCGGCCGCGCCGCTGGCGCGGCGCCCTGCTGCCGCACGATGCCCATGTCGAATTCATCGTCGACGACCCCGCCGAACGGCCGGTCAGCGCGACCGCCGACAACCTTGAAGTGAGGGACGTCTCTCGCGTCGAGGTGCAGGAGGACCGGAACCTGACCCTGAGGCTGCTCTACGACCCCGGCCACAATCTCGCCGAGCGCATCCTGGCCGAGCAGTTCGAGGCCTGA
- a CDS encoding ABC transporter substrate-binding protein, which translates to MKSVIAALLFAALFVPGARAEASLTPGSAQAAVDELQTGMIGILKKTSGQPFDKRVDALCPVLEARMDVKLQSAMAIGRSVWNSWSDEQRTAYVAKFKQYLCAIYASRFKSFTGQTLAVTGERPGPSGAVIVNSEVRIPQEASIPIDYVMRKTGETWKVSDLYLGGRISEIALRRSEFANVLRTQGFDGLIAAIGVRTAAQGGK; encoded by the coding sequence TTGAAATCTGTAATCGCCGCGCTGCTTTTCGCGGCTTTGTTCGTTCCGGGCGCCCGGGCAGAGGCCTCGTTGACGCCTGGCTCGGCCCAGGCCGCCGTCGACGAGTTGCAGACCGGGATGATCGGGATTCTCAAGAAGACCAGCGGCCAGCCGTTCGACAAGCGGGTCGATGCGCTGTGCCCCGTTCTCGAGGCCAGGATGGACGTGAAACTGCAAAGCGCCATGGCCATCGGCCGCAGCGTCTGGAACAGCTGGAGCGACGAGCAGCGCACGGCCTATGTGGCCAAGTTCAAACAGTACCTTTGCGCGATCTATGCCAGCCGCTTCAAGTCCTTCACCGGCCAGACCCTGGCCGTGACCGGTGAGCGGCCGGGCCCCTCAGGCGCGGTGATCGTCAACAGCGAGGTGCGGATTCCGCAAGAGGCCTCGATCCCCATCGACTATGTCATGCGCAAGACCGGCGAGACATGGAAGGTCTCCGACCTCTATCTGGGCGGCCGTATCAGCGAAATCGCGCTGCGCCGTTCGGAATTCGCCAACGTGCTGAGAACCCAGGGCTTCGATGGCCTGATCGCGGCAATCGGCGTCAGAACAGCGGCGCAAGGCGGCAAGTAG
- a CDS encoding universal stress protein, giving the protein MAIRNILFHAFEGQAGQSIEDVAFSLAQLHGASLTALCVIENMLMPSYVVPYVPANIAESYIDEARAAARKIEERIKAREAATGIRTEWRYHEGDIRAIFAQHSHYTDLVLLAQGTGDDVPIGPANNLPGDLVLTAGRPVMVVPWHGASLTVGKRVIIGWNSSKEATRALNDALPILEKADAVKVLTIGDDDSRHIPGAEIAQHLARHGVNAEADHVADADGSPGSALVFEAKDFGADLLVCGAWGHSRMFETVLGGVTRDLLRGMELPLLLSH; this is encoded by the coding sequence ATGGCAATCCGCAATATTCTGTTTCACGCGTTCGAAGGTCAGGCTGGCCAGTCAATCGAAGACGTGGCGTTTTCACTGGCGCAGCTCCACGGTGCATCGCTGACGGCGCTCTGCGTGATCGAAAACATGCTGATGCCGTCCTACGTGGTGCCGTACGTTCCGGCAAATATCGCGGAAAGCTACATCGACGAAGCGCGGGCAGCGGCCCGCAAGATCGAGGAGCGCATCAAGGCGCGCGAGGCCGCGACCGGCATCCGAACCGAGTGGCGCTACCACGAAGGCGACATTCGCGCCATATTCGCCCAGCATTCCCATTACACCGATCTCGTCTTGCTGGCCCAGGGGACCGGCGATGACGTGCCCATAGGCCCGGCGAACAACCTGCCAGGTGATTTGGTGCTGACCGCCGGCCGACCGGTAATGGTCGTGCCCTGGCACGGCGCTTCGCTGACGGTGGGCAAGCGCGTCATCATCGGCTGGAACAGCAGCAAGGAAGCGACGCGCGCCCTCAACGACGCGTTGCCGATCCTTGAGAAAGCCGATGCGGTCAAGGTCCTGACCATCGGCGACGACGACAGCCGCCACATACCCGGCGCCGAGATCGCCCAGCATCTGGCGCGCCACGGCGTCAACGCCGAGGCCGACCACGTTGCCGATGCCGACGGCTCGCCCGGATCGGCACTGGTGTTCGAGGCCAAGGATTTCGGCGCCGATCTGCTGGTGTGCGGCGCATGGGGCCATTCCCGCATGTTCGAGACGGTCCTGGGGGGCGTTACCCGCGACCTGCTGCGCGGCATGGAATTGCCGCTGTTGCTGTCGCACTAG